One part of the Rutidosis leptorrhynchoides isolate AG116_Rl617_1_P2 chromosome 1, CSIRO_AGI_Rlap_v1, whole genome shotgun sequence genome encodes these proteins:
- the LOC139848799 gene encoding secreted RxLR effector protein 161-like, whose amino-acid sequence MQPNVVLSKTQAPSTPAEVKRMTGVPYASAIGSIMYAMRCTRPDVSFALNMTSRYQQNPGDSHWTAVKNILKYLRNTKDMFLVYGGFDELSVKCYTDASFETDRDDSRSQSGYVFVMNGGAVYWRSSKQSTIAMSTTESEYIAASEAAQEAVWIRKFISGLGVVPSIENPMDMYCDNTGAIVIANESGVLRGAKHILRKFHYIREVIERGDVRIQKVPTEDNLADPFTKPMSCTKHVEHSRNIGLRPANSFM is encoded by the coding sequence ATGCAACCAAATGTGGTATTGAGTAAGACTCAAGCCCCCTCTACACCCGCAGAGGTGAAGCGAATGACTGgagttccatatgcttcagctattggATCCATCATGTATGCTATGAGGTGCACTAGACCAGATGTTTCTTTCGCTCTCAATATGACGAGCCGAtaccaacagaatccaggtgatagTCACTGGACTGCTGTAAAGAATATATTGAAGTATTTGAGAaacactaaagatatgttcttagtTTACGGAGGTTTCGATGAACTGAGCGTAAAGTGTTACACTGATGCTAGTTtcgaaactgatcgagatgatagtCGATCACAATCTGGCTACGTTTTCGTTATGAACGGAGGTGCAGTCTACTGGAGAAGCTCGAAGCAGAGCACTATAGCGATGTCTACAACAGAATCAGAATACATTGCTGCATCTGAAGCTGCTCAGGAAGCTGTTTGGATCAGAAAATTCATATCTGGGCTTGGCGTTGTTCCCAGCATTGAAAATCCCATGGACATGTATTGCGACAATACTGGTGCTATAGTAATAGCAAATGAATCAGGAGTTCTACGTGGTGCCAAACACATCCTTCGAAAATTTCACTACATACGTGAAGTTATAGAGAGAGGTGACGTACGTATTCAAAAGGTTCCAACAGAAGACAATCTAGCTGACCCGTTCACAAAGCCAATGTCTTGTACCAAGCATGTCGAGCATTCTAGGAACATTGGGCTTAGACCAGCTAATAGTTTTATGTAA